AGGCGCGTGGAGGCGGCAGCTCCTCGCGGCCTCGGCGCAGCCAGAACCTCGTGCTGTGGCCGCCGCCTTCCAGCGTGGTGCTGTGCAGCCCGTCCACCAGGGCCCCGACCAGCGCGAGGCCGAACTGGCGGTCGTCCACCTCACCGTCCTCGGGCATGCTGGACGCGTGCTCGCCGGCCGGCGCCCGGTCGCGCACCTCCACACCGAGCCGGCCGGGCTCTTCGACCAGGTCGAGCTCGATCGGGGTGGAGAGCCCGGCCCAGGTCAGGTCGCCCACGGCCACCGCGCAGGTCTCGGACA
This region of Actinomycetes bacterium genomic DNA includes:
- a CDS encoding ATP-binding protein, which produces MASSEPASAVVHLAFPPEPALLGTVRLVVGIVARKAGVDEEGVEDLKVAVSETCAVAVGDLTWAGLSTPIELDLVEEPGRLGVEVRDRAPAGEHASSMPEDGEVDDRQFGLALVGALVDGLHSTTLEGGGHSTRFWLRRGREELPPPRA